From Homalodisca vitripennis isolate AUS2020 chromosome 1, UT_GWSS_2.1, whole genome shotgun sequence, the proteins below share one genomic window:
- the LOC124355823 gene encoding tRNA-specific adenosine deaminase 2-like — protein MAEYMETALNLAKEALRNGEVPVGCIFIYKGQVIAKGSNTVNQTCNATRHAEMDCIEAIVTKYPNWEEVLHNTQVVVTVEPCIMCAAALHTVRVASITYGCANDRFGGCVSVLDSSKMYTDPCPVRGGVRADEAMDLLKEFYKGQNPNAPECKVKIKKPKL, from the exons aTGGCAGAATACATGGAAACAGCCTTGAACCTGGCCAAGGAAGCGCTCAGGAATGGGGAGGTGCCTGTTGGATGTATTTTTATCTACAAAGGACAAGTGATTGCAAAGGGGAGCAACACTGTTAACCAAACGTGCAACGCGACCAGACATGCAGAGATGGACTGCATCGAGGCTATTGTCACCAAATATCCCAACTGGGAGGAGGTACTCCACAACACACAAGTG GTTGTGACAGTGGAACCATGTATCATGTGTGCAGCTGCTCTCCATACTGTTCGAGTGGCCTCAATCACGTATGGCTGTGCCAACGATCGATTCGGTGGCTGCGTTTCTGTCCTCGACTCATCCAAGATGTACACTGACCCCTGTCCTGTGCGCGGTGGTGTGAGAGCTGACGAGGCTATGGACCTACTCAAAGAGTTTTACAAAGGACAAAACCCAAATGCACCAGAgtgcaaagttaaaattaaaaagccaAAGTTATGA